A window of Microbacterium luteolum contains these coding sequences:
- a CDS encoding acyltransferase family protein → MGGYSAHRRRDRGRADGHRRGHDLNRARPAPPRRAAFRADIQALRAIAIAAVVLNHLWPTRLTGGYVGVDVFFVISGFLITSHLTREMTATGRIALAAFYARRVRRLLPAALLVLIVSAIGTLLLLPYPRWPRAGAEIAASAGYVENWFLSAMSVNYSALNDQATVAQHYWSLSVEEQFYLLWPLLLLAASWWAVKRSARPRVVAAVVLAVLVVSSLAASVIATTLIPSQAYFATYTRAWEFGVGGLLALTATRRLPRVGADVLALAGLVMIALAAVFFGAATPFPGYVALQPVLGTAAVILAGTGRERLWHTAVTGTRPVQWIGDVSYSLYLWHWPLIVLVPFLVGAAPSTVMKLGILALSLLLAWATARFVERPGQRWKFLAASPRRTLLAMLGAVVTVALVGGGLVLTGRAASAADVPPVTVTIEACVGPQAMDPGAECPDRFGPAADVVMGPGNAYFAVPDECRADPALLPFGDTTATVVCDFSAGAADAPTVWLVGDSHAQQWQGAVFDLARTEGWIVTTSFGGGCPVIDAPFIGFREPATAAEQERCETWSSAVQAAVVEAAPDVVLTSSAGRVQLVDDGSDRPQTDQFADGLQRTWRAWADAGVTVVALGGVPFNGEVRSPDCLLVNARNPLACAVPIAEAQPADPYLLAASAAADPSIRSFDAGPYFCDEVRCYAAIGGTAVFYDADHLNLDYVRRFAPMLADVIGPIDRD, encoded by the coding sequence CTGGGCGGGTACTCCGCGCATCGTCGTCGGGACCGCGGTCGAGCTGATGGCCACCGCAGGGGCCACGACCTGAACCGCGCACGGCCCGCCCCGCCTCGGCGTGCCGCGTTCCGTGCGGACATCCAGGCGCTCCGTGCGATCGCCATCGCGGCGGTGGTGCTCAACCACCTCTGGCCGACCCGCCTGACCGGAGGCTACGTCGGCGTCGACGTGTTCTTCGTCATCTCGGGGTTCCTGATCACGAGCCACCTCACTCGAGAGATGACGGCCACGGGCCGCATCGCACTGGCCGCGTTCTACGCGCGCCGCGTGCGCCGGCTCCTTCCCGCCGCGCTCCTGGTGCTGATCGTCAGCGCGATCGGCACGCTGCTGCTCCTGCCGTACCCTCGCTGGCCGCGGGCCGGCGCCGAGATCGCCGCGAGCGCCGGCTACGTCGAGAACTGGTTCCTGAGCGCCATGTCGGTGAACTACTCGGCGCTCAACGACCAGGCGACCGTCGCCCAGCACTACTGGTCCCTGTCGGTCGAAGAGCAGTTCTATCTGCTGTGGCCGCTGCTCCTGCTGGCCGCGTCGTGGTGGGCCGTCAAGCGGTCGGCGCGTCCTCGCGTCGTGGCCGCCGTGGTCCTGGCCGTCCTCGTCGTCTCCTCGCTCGCGGCGAGCGTGATCGCCACGACCCTGATCCCGAGTCAGGCGTACTTCGCGACCTACACGCGCGCCTGGGAGTTCGGCGTCGGGGGACTGCTGGCGCTGACCGCGACGCGCCGTCTCCCACGCGTGGGGGCCGATGTGCTCGCGCTCGCGGGACTCGTGATGATCGCGCTCGCCGCCGTGTTCTTCGGCGCCGCGACGCCGTTCCCCGGATACGTGGCGCTGCAGCCCGTGCTCGGCACGGCGGCGGTGATCCTCGCCGGCACCGGACGCGAGCGCCTCTGGCACACCGCGGTGACCGGCACCAGGCCGGTGCAGTGGATCGGCGACGTCTCCTATTCGCTCTACCTCTGGCACTGGCCGCTGATCGTGCTCGTGCCGTTCCTCGTCGGAGCGGCTCCGTCGACCGTCATGAAGCTCGGCATCCTGGCGCTCTCGCTGCTGCTTGCCTGGGCGACGGCCCGCTTCGTGGAGCGCCCCGGCCAGCGATGGAAGTTCCTCGCCGCCTCTCCGCGTCGGACCCTCCTCGCGATGCTGGGCGCCGTCGTCACCGTGGCTCTCGTCGGCGGCGGGCTCGTCCTGACAGGCCGAGCGGCGTCCGCGGCGGACGTGCCGCCCGTGACCGTCACGATCGAGGCCTGCGTCGGACCCCAGGCGATGGATCCCGGCGCGGAGTGTCCTGACCGGTTCGGGCCGGCGGCCGACGTGGTGATGGGCCCGGGGAACGCCTACTTCGCCGTGCCCGACGAGTGCCGAGCCGATCCCGCGCTGCTCCCCTTCGGCGACACCACGGCGACGGTGGTGTGCGATTTCAGTGCGGGCGCCGCGGATGCGCCGACGGTCTGGCTCGTCGGCGATTCGCACGCGCAGCAGTGGCAGGGCGCGGTGTTCGACCTCGCCCGCACGGAGGGATGGATCGTGACGACGTCGTTCGGGGGAGGGTGTCCGGTGATCGATGCGCCGTTCATCGGCTTCCGCGAGCCCGCGACCGCCGCGGAGCAGGAGCGGTGCGAAACGTGGTCGTCCGCCGTGCAGGCCGCGGTGGTCGAGGCTGCACCCGACGTCGTGCTCACGTCTTCGGCGGGGCGCGTGCAGCTCGTGGACGACGGCTCCGACCGCCCGCAGACCGATCAGTTCGCCGACGGTCTGCAGCGCACGTGGCGCGCCTGGGCCGATGCCGGTGTGACGGTGGTCGCCCTCGGCGGCGTGCCGTTCAACGGCGAGGTGCGCTCTCCCGACTGCCTTCTCGTCAACGCGCGCAACCCGCTGGCGTGTGCGGTGCCGATCGCCGAGGCGCAACCGGCCGATCCCTACCTGCTCGCGGCATCCGCGGCCGCCGATCCGTCGATCCGTTCCTTCGACGCCGGGCCCTACTTCTGCGACGAGGTGCGCTGCTACGCCGCGATCGGGGGCACGGCCGTCTTCTACGACGCGGACCATCTGAACCTCGACTACGTCCGCCGGTTCGCTCCGATGCTGGCCGACGTCATCGGTCCGATCGACCGCGACTGA
- a CDS encoding acyltransferase yields MREPAESPNQEVPSWHGIASNRFNPHAWIVGEPEIGDDVWIGAFTVIDGSGGLVIGDGCDISAGVQIYTHSTVERCVSERARDIQRASSSIGRNVHIGANAVVLMGADIGHHSVVAAGAVVTENTVAPPYSVLRGVPARVFPDAARRFAD; encoded by the coding sequence GTGAGAGAACCCGCTGAGTCGCCGAACCAGGAGGTCCCCTCGTGGCACGGGATCGCGTCCAACAGATTCAATCCGCACGCGTGGATCGTCGGTGAGCCCGAGATCGGCGACGACGTCTGGATCGGGGCGTTCACCGTCATCGACGGCAGCGGCGGACTCGTGATCGGCGACGGCTGCGACATCTCCGCCGGTGTGCAGATCTACACGCACTCGACCGTGGAGCGATGCGTCAGCGAGCGCGCCCGCGACATCCAGCGGGCATCGAGCAGCATCGGCCGGAACGTGCACATCGGCGCGAACGCCGTCGTCCTCATGGGCGCGGACATCGGTCATCACAGCGTCGTGGCGGCCGGTGCCGTCGTCACCGAGAACACGGTCGCTCCGCCGTACAGCGTTCTCCGGGGGGTTCCCGCCCGTGTCTTCCCCGACGCCGCCCGCCGTTTCGCCGACTGA
- a CDS encoding nucleotide sugar dehydrogenase, whose protein sequence is MRIAVVALGKIGLPLALQFADRGHEVIGVDVNPALVDAVNSGVEPFPGEAQLQEKLTAALAAGRLRATTDYAEAIPSAEAVVVVVPLFVNEETAEPEFGWMDQATRSLAEHLRPGTLVSYETTLPVGITRGRWKPMLEEISGLTEGEDFHVVFSPERVYSGRIFADLRKYPKLVGALSDEGGRRAVEFYEAVLEFDERPDLSRANGVWDLGSAEAAEMAKLAETTYRDVNIGLANEFALFAGANGIDVYQVIEACNSQVFSHIHRPGIAVGGHCIPVYPKLYLSTDPGADIVRTARRVNESMPERLVAQAEGILGSLSGLRAVVLGASYRGGVKETAFSGVFPTVAALESRGAVVQVHDPMYTDDELRRLGFEPYTLGDDIDIAILQTDHAAYRELEPAQLPGIKLLVDGRAATDAARWAGTPRIVVGTAVELMATAGATT, encoded by the coding sequence ATGCGTATCGCCGTCGTGGCCCTCGGAAAGATCGGCCTCCCCCTCGCTCTGCAGTTCGCCGATCGTGGACACGAGGTGATCGGCGTCGACGTGAACCCGGCGCTCGTCGACGCGGTCAACAGCGGGGTCGAGCCGTTCCCCGGTGAAGCACAGCTGCAGGAGAAGCTCACCGCGGCTCTCGCAGCCGGACGCCTGCGCGCCACGACCGACTATGCCGAGGCGATCCCGTCGGCGGAGGCCGTCGTCGTCGTGGTCCCCCTCTTCGTCAACGAGGAGACTGCGGAGCCCGAGTTCGGCTGGATGGACCAGGCGACGAGGTCGCTCGCGGAGCACCTCCGCCCCGGCACGCTGGTCTCCTACGAGACGACGCTCCCCGTCGGCATCACCCGCGGACGCTGGAAGCCGATGCTCGAGGAGATCTCCGGGCTCACCGAGGGCGAGGACTTCCACGTCGTCTTCTCGCCGGAGCGCGTCTACTCCGGCCGCATCTTCGCCGACCTGCGCAAGTACCCGAAGCTGGTCGGTGCTCTCTCCGACGAGGGCGGGCGTCGCGCCGTCGAGTTCTACGAGGCCGTCCTCGAGTTCGACGAGCGTCCGGACCTGTCGCGGGCGAACGGCGTCTGGGACCTGGGCAGCGCGGAGGCCGCGGAGATGGCCAAGCTCGCCGAGACCACTTATCGCGACGTGAACATCGGACTCGCGAACGAGTTCGCCCTGTTCGCGGGAGCGAACGGGATCGACGTCTACCAGGTGATCGAGGCGTGCAACTCGCAGGTGTTCAGCCACATCCACCGCCCGGGTATCGCCGTCGGCGGTCACTGCATTCCGGTGTACCCGAAGCTCTACCTCTCGACGGATCCGGGCGCCGACATCGTGCGGACCGCGCGTCGCGTCAACGAATCCATGCCGGAGCGCCTGGTCGCACAGGCGGAGGGCATCCTCGGTTCGCTCTCCGGACTGCGGGCGGTCGTCCTCGGCGCCAGCTACCGCGGCGGCGTGAAGGAAACGGCGTTCTCCGGTGTGTTCCCGACGGTGGCGGCCCTCGAGTCGCGCGGGGCCGTGGTCCAGGTGCACGATCCGATGTACACCGACGACGAGCTACGTCGCCTCGGATTCGAGCCGTACACGCTGGGCGACGACATCGACATCGCGATCCTGCAGACCGACCATGCCGCCTATCGCGAGCTTGAGCCTGCGCAGCTTCCCGGCATCAAGCTGCTCGTCGACGGACGTGCCGCGACGGATGCCGCGCGCTGGGCGGGTACTCCGCGCATCGTCGTCGGGACCGCGGTCGAGCTGATGGCCACCGCAGGGGCCACGACCTGA
- the wecB gene encoding non-hydrolyzing UDP-N-acetylglucosamine 2-epimerase, which translates to MKIISVVGARPQFVKLAPIHKAALAAGVEHVIVHTGQHYDPMLSDVFFEDLGIAAPDVHLGVGSGSHGVQTGSMLAALDAVFDEHRPDWVLVYGDTNSTVAAALSAVKMHIPVAHLEAGLRSFNRRMPEEHNRVLTDHAADLLLAPTEVAVGHLAHEGLAERTVLVGDVMTDVLFEVRDQVAGAPSALIEELGLEAGGFYVATIHRAENTDDPARLAEIAAGLAGLDKPVVLLAHPRVVAKAATHGIALTQGSLISHAPLAYADLIAAAVSSAGVVTDSGGLQKEAFLLRVPCTTVRTETEWVETVQLGWNVLANTAQEIAAGVTRARPSDTDQAPYGDGHAASRVITVLAEQRR; encoded by the coding sequence GTGAAGATCATCAGCGTCGTCGGCGCCCGCCCGCAGTTCGTCAAGCTCGCCCCGATCCACAAGGCGGCGCTCGCCGCGGGCGTGGAGCACGTCATCGTGCACACCGGTCAGCACTACGACCCGATGCTCTCCGACGTGTTCTTCGAAGACCTGGGGATCGCAGCGCCCGACGTGCACCTCGGCGTCGGAAGCGGATCGCACGGCGTGCAGACGGGATCGATGCTGGCGGCCCTCGACGCCGTGTTCGACGAGCACCGGCCGGACTGGGTGCTCGTCTACGGCGACACCAACTCCACCGTCGCCGCGGCGCTGAGCGCCGTGAAGATGCACATCCCGGTCGCCCATCTCGAGGCGGGTCTGCGGAGTTTCAACCGTCGGATGCCCGAGGAGCACAACCGGGTGCTGACCGATCACGCGGCGGATCTGCTGCTGGCCCCCACCGAGGTCGCGGTGGGGCATCTTGCGCACGAGGGGCTCGCCGAGCGCACCGTGCTCGTCGGCGACGTCATGACCGATGTGCTGTTCGAGGTCCGTGACCAGGTGGCGGGGGCTCCGTCCGCGCTGATCGAGGAGCTCGGCCTCGAGGCGGGCGGGTTCTACGTCGCGACCATCCACCGCGCCGAGAACACCGACGACCCCGCGCGCCTGGCCGAGATCGCCGCCGGTCTCGCAGGCCTCGACAAGCCCGTCGTCCTGCTGGCGCATCCGCGCGTCGTCGCGAAGGCCGCCACCCACGGCATCGCGCTCACGCAGGGATCGCTCATCTCGCACGCGCCGCTCGCGTACGCCGACCTCATCGCCGCCGCCGTCTCGAGCGCCGGGGTGGTCACCGACTCCGGCGGTCTGCAGAAGGAGGCATTCCTCCTCCGGGTTCCCTGCACGACGGTGCGGACCGAGACCGAATGGGTCGAGACGGTGCAGCTCGGCTGGAACGTGCTCGCGAACACCGCGCAGGAGATCGCCGCAGGCGTGACGCGCGCGAGGCCGTCCGACACGGACCAGGCGCCGTACGGTGACGGGCACGCGGCCTCTCGCGTCATCACCGTCCTCGCGGAGCAGCGCCGCTGA